From Dermochelys coriacea isolate rDerCor1 chromosome 23, rDerCor1.pri.v4, whole genome shotgun sequence, one genomic window encodes:
- the SPINT2 gene encoding kunitz-type protease inhibitor 2 isoform X2 yields the protein MGRAGLVLMLLAALGAGAWGHERLGEPAGSPAPGPPEFCLLPKVVGRCRAAFPRWWYNATSQACQRFTYGGCGANLNNFLVEADCQARCTVAADGKDVNEIPQASQRIVQSADEESPGRVQPANDTFTYEERCLAKAATGLCRASFPRWWFDVETKTCRQFTYGGCRGNSNNYLSEVECLARCSGGAEGPELGVHSTRVVALAMLLAILIAVLLGSVVVVFVWLCRRNRELSLSVPWSPLDDKEYLMSNAYTL from the exons ATGGGGCGCGCGGGGCTGGTGCTGATGCTGCTGGCCGCGCTCGgcgctggggcctggggccacgAGAGGTTGGGGGAGCCCGCGGGGAGCCCCGCGCCGGGGCCGCCGG AGTTCTGCCTCTTGCCCAAGGTGGTGGGCAGGTGCCGGGCCGCCTTCCCGCGCTGGTGGTACAACGCCACAAGCCAGGCATGCCAGCGTTTCACCTACGGTGGCTGTGGGGCCAACCTCAACAACTTCTTGGTGGAGGCCGACTGCCAAGCGAGGTGCACGGTGGCCGCAG ATGGGAAGGATGTGAATGAGATTCCGCAGGCCAGTCAGAGAATTGTGCAGAGTGCAGATG AGGAGTCCCCTGGGCGTGTCCAGCCGGCCAATGACACTTTCACCTACGAAG AACGCTGCCTGGCCAAAGCCGCCACTGGCCTGTGTCGTGCCTCCTTCCCACGCTGGTGGTTCGACGTGGAGACCAAAACCTGCCGCCAGTTCACCTatgggggctgcagagggaaCTCGAACAACTACCTGAGTGAGGTGGAGTGTCTGGCCCGGTGCTCAG ggggcgctgaggggcCGGAGCTGGGCGTTCACTCCACCAGAG TGGTGGCCCTGGCCATGCTGCTGGCCATCCTCATCGCTGTCCTGCTGGGCTCTGTGGTCGTCGTCTTCGTCTGGCTGTGCAGGAGGAACCGGGAGCTGTCCCTGAGCGTGCCCTGGAGCCCCCTGGATGACAAGGAGTACCTGATGAGCAATGCCTACACGCTGTGA
- the SPINT2 gene encoding kunitz-type protease inhibitor 2 isoform X3, which translates to MGRAGLVLMLLAALGAGAWGHERLGEPAGSPAPGPPEFCLLPKVVGRCRAAFPRWWYNATSQACQRFTYGGCGANLNNFLVEADCQARCTVAAEESPGRVQPANDTFTYEERCLAKAATGLCRASFPRWWFDVETKTCRQFTYGGCRGNSNNYLSEVECLARCSGGAEGPELGVHSTRVVALAMLLAILIAVLLGSVVVVFVWLCRRNRELSLSVPWSPLDDKEYLMSNAYTL; encoded by the exons ATGGGGCGCGCGGGGCTGGTGCTGATGCTGCTGGCCGCGCTCGgcgctggggcctggggccacgAGAGGTTGGGGGAGCCCGCGGGGAGCCCCGCGCCGGGGCCGCCGG AGTTCTGCCTCTTGCCCAAGGTGGTGGGCAGGTGCCGGGCCGCCTTCCCGCGCTGGTGGTACAACGCCACAAGCCAGGCATGCCAGCGTTTCACCTACGGTGGCTGTGGGGCCAACCTCAACAACTTCTTGGTGGAGGCCGACTGCCAAGCGAGGTGCACGGTGGCCGCAG AGGAGTCCCCTGGGCGTGTCCAGCCGGCCAATGACACTTTCACCTACGAAG AACGCTGCCTGGCCAAAGCCGCCACTGGCCTGTGTCGTGCCTCCTTCCCACGCTGGTGGTTCGACGTGGAGACCAAAACCTGCCGCCAGTTCACCTatgggggctgcagagggaaCTCGAACAACTACCTGAGTGAGGTGGAGTGTCTGGCCCGGTGCTCAG ggggcgctgaggggcCGGAGCTGGGCGTTCACTCCACCAGAG TGGTGGCCCTGGCCATGCTGCTGGCCATCCTCATCGCTGTCCTGCTGGGCTCTGTGGTCGTCGTCTTCGTCTGGCTGTGCAGGAGGAACCGGGAGCTGTCCCTGAGCGTGCCCTGGAGCCCCCTGGATGACAAGGAGTACCTGATGAGCAATGCCTACACGCTGTGA
- the SPINT2 gene encoding kunitz-type protease inhibitor 2 isoform X1: protein MGRAGLVLMLLAALGAGAWGHERLGEPAGSPAPGPPEFCLLPKVVGRCRAAFPRWWYNATSQACQRFTYGGCGANLNNFLVEADCQARCTVAADGKDVNEIPQASQRIVQSADEESPGRVQPANDTFTYEERCLAKAATGLCRASFPRWWFDVETKTCRQFTYGGCRGNSNNYLSEVECLARCSGESCHPACLAPAALPSPAGTTTQLPGPASSSSTGAARGTRTTPCRRSCICASAAGLQGALRGRSWAFTPPEWWPWPCCWPSSSLSCWALWSSSSSGCAGGTGSCP, encoded by the exons ATGGGGCGCGCGGGGCTGGTGCTGATGCTGCTGGCCGCGCTCGgcgctggggcctggggccacgAGAGGTTGGGGGAGCCCGCGGGGAGCCCCGCGCCGGGGCCGCCGG AGTTCTGCCTCTTGCCCAAGGTGGTGGGCAGGTGCCGGGCCGCCTTCCCGCGCTGGTGGTACAACGCCACAAGCCAGGCATGCCAGCGTTTCACCTACGGTGGCTGTGGGGCCAACCTCAACAACTTCTTGGTGGAGGCCGACTGCCAAGCGAGGTGCACGGTGGCCGCAG ATGGGAAGGATGTGAATGAGATTCCGCAGGCCAGTCAGAGAATTGTGCAGAGTGCAGATG AGGAGTCCCCTGGGCGTGTCCAGCCGGCCAATGACACTTTCACCTACGAAG AACGCTGCCTGGCCAAAGCCGCCACTGGCCTGTGTCGTGCCTCCTTCCCACGCTGGTGGTTCGACGTGGAGACCAAAACCTGCCGCCAGTTCACCTatgggggctgcagagggaaCTCGAACAACTACCTGAGTGAGGTGGAGTGTCTGGCCCGGTGCTCAGGTGAGT CCTGTCACCCCGCCTGTCTGGCCCCTGCCGCGCTGCCTTCCCCCGCTGGAACTACGACCCAGCTGCCCGGGCCTGCAAGCAGTTCATCTACGGGGGCTGCAAGGGGAACAAGAACAACTCCCTGCAGGAGGAGCTGTATCTGCGCCAGTGCAGCGGGGCTTCAG ggggcgctgaggggcCGGAGCTGGGCGTTCACTCCACCAGAG TGGTGGCCCTGGCCATGCTGCTGGCCATCCTCATCGCTGTCCTGCTGGGCTCTGTGGTCGTCGTCTTCGTCTGGCTGTGCAGGAGGAACCGGGAGCTGTCCCTGA